Part of the Mycoplasma mycoides subsp. mycoides SC str. PG1 genome is shown below.
TCTCTTGGAAAGGATGGGGCTATTTTAGTTACTAGTACAAAAATTTATAAAGCTAGTTTACCTAAATGAGATTATAAAATAGAAAATCTTGCTGGAGCCGGAGATAGTATGATTGCTGGTTTTATAACTAAATACCTACAAACAAATGACTATATAAAAGCTTTAAAATTTTCTATAATTTGTGGAAGCGCAACTGCTTTTAGTTATAAAATAGCTTCAAAAGAATTTATTGATAAACTATCTAACTATTTAGATGAAATAGATATTAGAGAGATAAATTAATAATAAAGACTTATGGAAATTAAAAGGAGATTTAATATTAAATCTCCTTTTAATTTTTAGTGGCAGTGTCAAGTCAATTAAATCATTTTTTAAATCAAAATTTAAATTATAAGGATTTTTAATATTAGATCAATTATTATTAGTGCTTATAATAAGTGATAAAAACTTGAAATTGTAACCTAGATAATCTTTATAAATTTGTTTATTTAAAGAATCTTCTAATTTAGTTTTTGTAAAAGTGGTTGAAACTTGGATTAAAATTTTATTTTTAGTATCAATTAAATCAAAACCAGAAATATTAGATTTGATTGTATTTGCATTGATTAAAGATCAACCATAAATAATGTTAAGTATATCTTTTAAAATATTCTCTGAAATTTTATTAGTATCAAAAAGTTTAGCATTATTAAAAGCTTTTATTTCATATTGTAATCTAGTTAATTTATTAATTATGTTATTAATATAGATTTTTGATTGCATCTAATAACTTGCATTGCTTTAATTTAGAACTAATGATTCCTATTAATTATTTTAAAAAATAAAAAAAATAGTCTACTTCAAAATAGACTATTTCATAAATTATTAAAAGATATAACTATAATGATACTTCTTTCTTTTTTTATACATAAGTTTTATATGTTTAACAAGTGTTGTATCTCTTGTTTCAGGATTTTTATTAATTCCATTAATAAAAGAGTTTTTATTTGCAATAATTACTAATTGTTTTCTAGCTCTAGTAATAGCAGTATAGATTAATTTCTTATCAATAAAAGAACTGCTTCTTTTAGGATCTAAAACTAAAATTACTTTTTCAAATTCACTACCTTGAGTTTTATGAACTGTACAAGCATAACATAAAGTTAAATTTTTAAGACTTGCATTGTTTATTGTAGAAAAGATTTTATCATTAAAATTTATTTTTAGTTCATTACTATCTTTATGTATTTTTTGAATAACTCCAATATCACCATTAGATAAATCATTTTCATTTCTTAAATACATAACTTTATCTTTTTGATAATATTCACTATTATTTATTTGTATACATAGTTCAGTATTTTCATCTAACTTTTCTTGTTTAAACCTATTATTTTGAATAAATTTATTAATATCTTTAACACCTAAAATATCATCTTTAAAAGGAGAAATAATTTGAATTTTATAAGGTTCATGAAAACCAGTTTTATTATCCAAATTATAATTATTAATAATTTCTTTTAAACATTGTTCTTGATTATCAACAAAAATAGTTTGTAAATCAGTTTTTGATTGATTCTCAGTTGTTTGATTTTCATATAATTTCTTTAAATCAAAATTATTGTCTTTAATCATATATGCTAGTTCAACAATTTTACTATTATTTGCTTGTCGATGAGTACTTTTTAATTCAACAGTTGTGATTTTTTTAGATTTAATAATATCTTCAAAAACATTACCAATCTCAACACTTGGTAATTGATTAATATCACCAACAAAAACTATTTTTTTAGCTTGTCCAATTGCTGATATAAATTGACTAAATAAATTATTATCAACCATAGAAGTTTCATCAATAATTAGTAAATCATAATCTAATGGATAATCTTGATTTTTTTTAAATTTTTCAGTTTCTGCATCATATTGTAATAATTTATGAATGGTTGTAGCATTAGATTCTTCAAAACTTTCTTTAATTCTAGCTGCTGCTCTTCCGGTTGGTGTTGCTATTCTAAAATTAGAATTAGGATAGACTTTTTTAAATAATTTTACTAAACCTTTTATTAAAGTTGTTTTACCAGTTCCAGGACCTCCAGTTATAACAATAAATCTATTATTAATAAACTTTTTTAATGCGTTAACTTGACTTGGATCATATTTAAAAGTGTTTATATTTGTTTCTTTTCTGACTTCTTGTTCAATCTCTTTTACATATTTTTTAAACTTAAAATGATTTAGTTTTTTAACTTTTTTCTTTCTAGTTAAATATCATGCAATATTTAGTTCATCAGTATATGTTTGATATGTATAAACTTTTTCTTTTTTTAATAATAAATAATTTATTTTTTATAGCATAATCTATTGCATTATTTATAAGATCTTCTGAATTTTGTTGCTCTAGAAAAGATAATATTTTATCCTTTATTAGATTCTTAATACATTCAATTGATGTATAAGTACTGTGTTTACTTGTTAAAATTTTACAACAATAATAATGCAAATAAAAAGCAATTCTAGTTACACTATTAAAATGTAAAAAGATTTTATCAGCAGCTGAAAATCAACTATATTATGTAAATAATTAAAATAAAATATATTATTTGTTAGTAGATCTAATATTTCTTCAAAAGAAAAATTATCCTGTTTATCTTGTTCTTTTAAAGCTTTTAACATAAATAAATCAAGATTATTTTCTGT
Proteins encoded:
- a CDS encoding 1-phosphofructokinase family hexose kinase; the encoded protein is MQKDDVLILTGSLPINTDTNIYAELVELANLKKAYSIVDSFEDVLLKAIEKQPFLIKPNKDELEATFNKKLENDFDIINQAKILLQKGCKNVLVSLGKDGAILVTSTKIYKASLPKWDYKIENLAGAGDSMIAGFITKYLQTNDYIKALKFSIICGSATAFSYKIASKEFIDKLSNYLDEIDIREIN
- a CDS encoding SMEK domain-containing protein, giving the protein MQSKIYINNIINKLTRLQYEIKAFNNAKLFDTNKISENILKDILNIIYGWSLINANTIKSNISGFDLIDTKNKILIQVSTTFTKTKLEDSLNKQIYKDYLGYNFKFLSLIISTNNNWSNIKNPYNLNFDLKNDLIDLTLPLKIKRRFNIKSPFNFHKSLLLIYLSNIYFI
- a CDS encoding ATP-dependent DNA helicase, yielding MNYLLLKKEKVYTYQTYTDELNIAWYLTRKKKVKKLNHFKFKKYVKEIEQEVRKETNINTFKYDPSQVNALKKFINNRFIVITGGPGTGKTTLIKGLVKLFKKVYPNSNFRIATPTGRAAARIKESFEESNATTIHKLLQYDAETEKFKKNQDYPLDYDLLIIDETSMVDNNLFSQFISAIGQAKKIVFVGDINQLPSVEIGNVFEDIIKSKKITTVELKSTHRQANNSKIVELAYMIKDNNFDLKKLYENQTTENQSKTDLQTIFVDNQEQCLKEIINNYNLDNKTGFHEPYKIQIISPFKDDILGVKDINKFIQNNRFKQEKLDENTELCIQINNSEYYQKDKVMYLRNENDLSNGDIGVIQKIHKDSNELKINFNDKIFSTINNASLKNLTLCYACTVHKTQGSEFEKVILVLDPKRSSSFIDKKLIYTAITRARKQLVIIANKNSFINGINKNPETRDTTLVKHIKLMYKKRKKYHYSYIF